One Saccharomyces kudriavzevii IFO 1802 strain IFO1802 genome assembly, chromosome: 7 DNA segment encodes these proteins:
- the ERP6 gene encoding Erp6p (similar to Saccharomyces cerevisiae ERP1 (YAR002C-A) and ERP6 (YGL002W); ancestral locus Anc_4.124) produces MLSRYIFLALVLLPFRASAFYFYGYGGDRKCFMKELSKDTLLKGSFNLGVYDDKLEDYPLPSSKDYGMIIDVEEVFDNYHRVVHQQSSPSGDFTFLALESGEYKICFQSQVKNWVGKSKTKLEVEFEVGFEAMLDSKRKETLKTLHGKVNVLNSKVMEIRREQRLVREREESFRDISEHVNSRAMWWTVIQVIVLILICIWQMKRLHSFFIKQKVL; encoded by the coding sequence ATGTTGTCACGCTACATCTTCCTGGCCCTCGTTTTGTTGCCTTTCAGGGCTTCCGCATTCTATTTCTATGGTTATGGTGGAGATCGGAAGTGCTTCATGAAAGAATTGTCCAAAGATACCCTCTTAAAAGGCTCTTTCAATTTAGGGGTTTACGATGACAAGTTGGAGGATTATCCGCTTCCGAGTAGCAAGGATTACGGCATGATTATAGATGTGGAAGAAGTGTTTGACAATTATCATAGGGTTGTCCATCAACAGAGCTCACCTTCCGGAGATTTCACATTTTTGGCATTGGAATCTGGAGAATATAAAATATGTTTTCAGTCTcaggtgaaaaattgggTAGGAAAATCCAAAACGAAATTGGAGGTTGAGTTTGAAGTCGGCTTTGAAGCTATGTTAGATTctaaaaggaaagaaaccTTAAAAACTTTACATGGGAAGGTCAATGTATTGAATTCAAAGGTTATGGAAATTAGAAGGGAGCAACGACTAGTAAGAGAGCGTGAAGAATCCTTTAGAGATATATCCGAACATGTGAATTCTCGCGCAATGTGGTGGACAGTGATTCAAGTCATTGTTCTGATTTTAATTTGTATTTGGCAAATGAAACGTTTGCActcattttttatcaagCAAAAAGTCTTATAA
- the ERG26 gene encoding sterol-4-alpha-carboxylate 3-dehydrogenase (decarboxylating) (similar to Saccharomyces cerevisiae ERG26 (YGL001C); ancestral locus Anc_4.126) — MSKIESVLIIGGSGFLGLHLIQQFFDINPKPDIHIFDVRDLPEKLSKQFTFNVNDIKFHKGDLTSPNDMENAINESKANVVVHCASPMHGQNPDIYDIVNVKGTRNVIDMCKKCGVNVLVYTSSAGVIFNGQDVHNADETWPIPEVPMDPYNETKAVAENMVLKANDPDNDFYTVALRPAGIFGPGDRQLVPGLRQVAKLGQSKFQIGDNNNLFDWTYAGNVADAHVLAAQKLLDPKTRTEVSGETFFITNDTPTYFWALARTVWKADGHVAKHVIVLKRPIAICAGYLSEWVSKLLGKEPGLTPFRVKIVCAYRYHNIAKAKKLLGYTPRVGIEEGINKTLAWMDEDL, encoded by the coding sequence ATGTCAAAGATAGAGTCGGTTTTAATTATTGGTGGCTCTGGTTTCCTCGGATTACACTTAATCcagcaattttttgatatcaatCCCAAACCAGATATACACATTTTTGATGTTAGGGATCTCCctgaaaaattgtcgaAACAATTTACTTTCAATGTCAATGATATAAAATTTCATAAGGGTGATTTGACGTCTCCCAATGATATGGAAAATGCTATCAATGAAAGTAAAGCAAATGTCGTTGTTCATTGTGCATCTCCAATGCATGGTCAAAACCCAGATATTTACGACATAGTGAACGTTAAGGGAACCCGTAATGTGATAGACATGTGCAAGAAATGTGGTGTCAATGTACTTGTATATACGTCCTCCGCTGGTGTTATTTTCAACGGGCAGGATGTGCACAATGCAGATGAAACCTGGCCAATCCCAGAAGTTCCTATGGATCCATATAATGAGACAAAAGCTGTCGCCGAAAATATGGTCTTGAAAGCAAATGACCCAGACAATGATTTTTACACTGTTGCTCTTCGCCCAGCTGGTATTTTTGGCCCAGGGGATAGACAATTGGTGCCTGGTCTTAGACAAGTTGCAAAATTGGGGCAATCAAAGTTTCAAATTGGTGACAATAACAATCTGTTCGATTGGACTTACGCTGGAAATGTCGCTGACGCCCATGTATTAGCTGCACAAAAACTGCTTGATCCAAAAACAAGGACAGAGGTCTCTGGTGaaactttcttcattaccAACGACACCCCCACTTATTTTTGGGCCCTGGCTCGTACAGTTTGGAAAGCAGATGGTCACGTTGCTAAGCATGTTATTGTTCTGAAAAGACCAATTGCTATTTGTGCTGGCTACCTATCAGAATGGGTGTCCAAGTTACTAGGTAAAGAACCTGGTTTGACCCCATTTAGAGTCAAGATTGTGTGTGCATACCGTTATCATAACATTGCTAAGGCTAAGAAGTTGTTAGGTTATACGCCAAGAGTCGGTATCGAAGAAGGCATTAATAAAACATTAGCTTGGATGGACGAAGATTTGTAA
- the EFM5 gene encoding protein-lysine N-methyltransferase (similar to Saccharomyces cerevisiae YGR001C; ancestral locus Anc_4.127), giving the protein MTTVDSDSDYELTLSANALAALEEFNKEQQKHQEVFQKLYDQTDEDFQKKKKEEGINLFKEDWQLSQFWYSDETAAILADVLLEGADENTVIAIVSAPSVYAAIQKKPIGEIPTKHIYLYEYDKRFELLAGNDHFFFYDYNEPLELSDKTKGKVDRLLIDPPFLNEDCQTKSSITAKSLLAPNDHSKTKNGVFKHRLISCTGERMSNVISRVYSDTKITTFIPEHSNGLSNEFRCYANFECASWNFAAQVSSQL; this is encoded by the exons ATGACCACCGTTGACTCAGATTCCGACTATGAATT AACACTTTCTGCTAATGCCCTCGCTGCCCTTGAAGAATTTAACAAAGAGCAACAAAAGCATCAAGAAGTTTTCCAAAAGCTTTACGACCAAACTGATGAAGACttccagaaaaagaaaaaagaggaagggATAAACCTTTTCAAGGAAGATTGGCAACTCTCTCAATTTTGGTACAGTGACGAGACAGCCGCAATTTTGGCAGATGTGCTATTAGAAGGCGCCGATGAAAACACTGTCATTGCAATCGTTAGTGCTCCATCCGTTTATGCTGCTATTCAGAAGAAACCTATCGGTGAAATTCCAACAAAGCATATTTATCTATATGAATATGATAAAAGATTCGAATTGTTGGCTGGAAATGATCACTTCTTTTTCTACGATTACAATGAACCACTTGAATTGAGTGACAAAACTAAAGGCAAAGTCGATAGACTGTTAATCGACCCACCCTTTTTGAACGAGGACTGCCAGACAAAGT CCTCCATCACTGCAAAATCTTTGTTAGCACCAAATGATCATTCTAAAACTAAAAATGGAGTCTTCAAGCACCGTCTCATTAGCTGTACAGGTGAAAGAATGTCTAACGTTATATCCAGGGTTTATTCAGACACTAAAATCACGACATTTATCCCAGAGCATTCTAACGGTCTGAGCAATGAATTTAGATGTTAcgcaaattttgaatgtgCCTCTTGGAACTTTGCTGCTCAAGTTTCCTCTCAATTATGA